From Strix uralensis isolate ZFMK-TIS-50842 chromosome 1, bStrUra1, whole genome shotgun sequence, a single genomic window includes:
- the ZFAND1 gene encoding AN1-type zinc finger protein 1 isoform X1 has translation MAELELGQHCGVADCRQLDFLPFVCDGCSGVFCLQHRSRDAHGCSEVNTRNNSVKPGQHRSYSCSYKDCNGKELLPVLCPYCEKHFCLRHRHQSDHECEKLDTPKPRMAATQQLVKHIIDSKKKEEAKSKKRKGAKNSETAAKVALMKLKMHACGDNSLPQTERIYFQVFLPKGNKEKSKPMFFCNKWSIGKVVDFAASLASLKNDNNKSTSQKLRLCHTASGEALPFEHTLETWLSDKDYPLYNGGNIILEYLDNDVLFIEDTESYFS, from the exons ATGGCggagctggagctggggcagCACTGCGGGGTGGCGGATTGTCGCCAGCTCG attttctCCCCTTTGTATGTGATGGCTGTTCAGGTGTCTTCTG CCTTCAGCACAGGAGCCGGGATGCTCATGGATGTTCTGAG GTGAATACCAGAAACAATTCTGTGAAACCAGGTCAGCACAGATCTTATTCATGCTCATACAAGGACTGCAATGGAAAGGAGCTTTTGCCAGTTTTATGTCCCTactgtgaaaaacatttttgtctaaG ACACCGGCATCAATCAGACCATGAATGTGAGAAACTGGACACACCAAAACCTCGAATGGCTGCCACCCAGCAGCTAGTTAAACATATTATAG attctaaaaaaaaagaggaagcaaaaagcaaaaaacgTAAAGGAGCGAAAAACAGTGAGACAGCAGCAAAAGTGGcattaatgaaactgaaaatgcatGCGTGTGGTGACAACTCCTTGCCTCAG acagaaagaatttattttcaagtatttctaCCAAAGGggaacaaagagaaaagcaagcccATGTTCTTCTGCAATAAGTGGAGTATTGGCAAAGTAGTAGATTTTGCAGCTTCCTTAGCAAGCCTtaaaaatgacaacaacaaaTCAACATCCCAG AAGTTGAGATTATGCCATACTGCCTCTGGAGAAGCCTTGCCATTTGAGCACACATTGGAAACATGGCTGTCTGATAAAGACTATCCGTTGTACAATGGTGGAAATATAATTTTGGAGTATCTTGATAATGATGTTCTATTTATAGAAGATACAGAGTCATACTTTAGTTAA
- the ZFAND1 gene encoding AN1-type zinc finger protein 1 isoform X2: MQLRYLPHDIDFLPFVCDGCSGVFCLQHRSRDAHGCSEVNTRNNSVKPGQHRSYSCSYKDCNGKELLPVLCPYCEKHFCLRHRHQSDHECEKLDTPKPRMAATQQLVKHIIDSKKKEEAKSKKRKGAKNSETAAKVALMKLKMHACGDNSLPQTERIYFQVFLPKGNKEKSKPMFFCNKWSIGKVVDFAASLASLKNDNNKSTSQKLRLCHTASGEALPFEHTLETWLSDKDYPLYNGGNIILEYLDNDVLFIEDTESYFS, translated from the exons ATGCAGTTAAGATACCTACCCCATGATATAG attttctCCCCTTTGTATGTGATGGCTGTTCAGGTGTCTTCTG CCTTCAGCACAGGAGCCGGGATGCTCATGGATGTTCTGAG GTGAATACCAGAAACAATTCTGTGAAACCAGGTCAGCACAGATCTTATTCATGCTCATACAAGGACTGCAATGGAAAGGAGCTTTTGCCAGTTTTATGTCCCTactgtgaaaaacatttttgtctaaG ACACCGGCATCAATCAGACCATGAATGTGAGAAACTGGACACACCAAAACCTCGAATGGCTGCCACCCAGCAGCTAGTTAAACATATTATAG attctaaaaaaaaagaggaagcaaaaagcaaaaaacgTAAAGGAGCGAAAAACAGTGAGACAGCAGCAAAAGTGGcattaatgaaactgaaaatgcatGCGTGTGGTGACAACTCCTTGCCTCAG acagaaagaatttattttcaagtatttctaCCAAAGGggaacaaagagaaaagcaagcccATGTTCTTCTGCAATAAGTGGAGTATTGGCAAAGTAGTAGATTTTGCAGCTTCCTTAGCAAGCCTtaaaaatgacaacaacaaaTCAACATCCCAG AAGTTGAGATTATGCCATACTGCCTCTGGAGAAGCCTTGCCATTTGAGCACACATTGGAAACATGGCTGTCTGATAAAGACTATCCGTTGTACAATGGTGGAAATATAATTTTGGAGTATCTTGATAATGATGTTCTATTTATAGAAGATACAGAGTCATACTTTAGTTAA